From Pseudophryne corroboree isolate aPseCor3 chromosome 3 unlocalized genomic scaffold, aPseCor3.hap2 SUPER_3_unloc_12, whole genome shotgun sequence, one genomic window encodes:
- the LOC134983307 gene encoding gastrula zinc finger protein XlCGF57.1-like yields the protein MAEDIEGEEEETYVRGDQQCKEEEIPTDISTADGHTSRNISEGHLMLSPDCDIKDNDSRQDSPGANPITPIIHPALSADPSDPGKCSPDHSDIGASVTALRVDTVFPCSIDAKCFTQNTELITHQPAKARERPFPCSECGKCFTYKSALVTHQRSHTGEKQFPCSECGKCFAQKSDLVSHNRSHTGERPFPCSECGIFFAQKSHLVKHRRSHTGGKPFSSSECGKGFAQKSDLINHNRSHTGENPITCSECGKCFTWKSQLVIHQRSHTGEKPFPCSECGKYFAHKSDIVKHQRSHTGAKPFSCSECGKCFTQKSHLVRHQQSHTGENPFPCCECGKCFQHKSALVIHHRSHTGEKPFPCSECGKCFAHKSNLVIHQRSHTGAKPFSCSECGKCFTQKSHLVTHQQSHTGESPFPCCECGKCFQHKSALVIHHRSHTGEKPFPCSECGKCFVRKSNLVKHQRSHTGEKPFSCSECGKCFTQKSHLVRHQQSHTGENPFPCCECGKCFAHKSSLVRHQQSHTGEKPFPCSECGKCFAQKSDLVKHQSSHTGEKPLS from the coding sequence cagatggacacacaagcaggaatatctcagaaggacatctaatgttatccccggattgtgacataaaagataatgacagtagacaggattctccaggagctaaccccattaccccaattatacatccagctttgtcagctgatccctctgatcctgggaaatgttctcctgatcactctgatattggtgcatctgttacagctctgagagtagatacagtgtttccctgttctatagatgccaaatgttttacacagaacacagagcttattacccatcagccagctaaggcaagggagaggccatttccatgttctgagtgtgggaaatgttttacatacaaatcagctcttgttacacatcagagaagtcacacaggtgagaaacaatttccatgttctgagtgtgggaaatgttttgcacagaaatcagatcttgttagtcataacagaagtcacacaggtgagaggccatttccatgttctgagtgtggaattttttttgcacaaaaatcacatcttgttaaacatcggagaagtcacacaggtggaaAGCCATTTTCttcctctgagtgtgggaaaggttttgcacaaaaatcagatcttattaatcataacagaagtcacacaggtgagaatccaattacttgctctgagtgtgggaaatgttttacatggaaatcacaacttgttatacatcagagaagtcacacaggtgagaagccatttccatgttctgagtgtgggaaatattttgcacacaaatcagatattgttaaacatcagagaagtcacacaggtgcaaagccattttcttgctctgagtgtggaaaatgttttacacagaaatcacatcttgttagacatcagcaaagtcacacaggtgagaatccatttccatgctgtgagtgtgggaaatgttttcaacacaaatcagctcttgttatacatcacagaagtcacacaggtgagaagccatttccatgttctgagtgtgggaaatgttttgcacacaaatcaaatcttgttatacatcagagaagtcacacaggtgcaaagccattttcttgctctgagtgtggaaaatgttttacacagaaatcacatcttgttacacatcagcaaagtcacacaggtgagagtccatttccatgctgtgagtgtgggaaatgttttcaacacaaatcagctcttgttatacatcacagaagtcacacaggtgagaagccatttccatgttctgagtgtggaaaatgttttgtacgcaaatcaaatcttgttaaacatcagagaagtcacacaggtgagaagccattttcttgctctgagtgtgggaaatgttttacacagaaatcacatcttgttagacatcagcaaagtcacacaggtgagaatccatttccatgctgtgagtgtgggaaatgttttgcacacaaatcatctcttgttagacatcagcaaagtcacacaggtgagaagccatttccatgttctgagtgtgggaaatgttttgcacaaaaatcagatcttgttaaacatcagagtagtcacacaggtgagaagcctcttTCTtga